One Chryseobacterium indoltheticum DNA segment encodes these proteins:
- a CDS encoding DUF6438 domain-containing protein, translating to MKNTLLIIILFSFVGCTQENPKFDKIIYKTTSCFGTCPTYYLQINSDKTFQLFAEEVFKDDFSIYGYELDSSKMGYFKGKLDDATFQNLNKKIQKISEPNYKYYNDGFITDTPQSH from the coding sequence ATGAAAAATACCTTATTAATTATTATTCTATTTTCCTTCGTAGGATGCACTCAGGAAAATCCAAAATTTGACAAAATTATATACAAAACTACAAGCTGCTTCGGAACTTGTCCTACTTATTATCTTCAAATAAACAGTGATAAAACTTTTCAATTGTTTGCTGAAGAAGTATTTAAAGATGATTTTTCAATTTACGGTTATGAATTAGATTCATCAAAAATGGGATATTTTAAAGGAAAATTAGATGATGCTACTTTTCAGAATTTGAATAAAAAAATACAGAAAATATCTGAACCTAATTATAAATATTACAACGACGGTTTTATTACAGACACTCCACAATCACATTAA
- a CDS encoding vWA domain-containing protein: protein MTDKQFNFQQGFTFSKHIPEDISHFDRVFDVFKDLLTHTSGDIEEAFEWLDMLDKEYDIFTDEYTLEDFEEDLRKRGYIKKEDDSEDGNSGKGKGKNILTAKLEAALREYALDQIFGKLKKSGIGNHKTNKSGVGDERDGENRNFQYGDDLSSINMTESLKNAQINNGISDLRMTEDDLIVEETKHKAQMSTVLMIDISHSMILYGEDRITPAKKVAMALVELIKRKYPKDSIDIIVFGNEAWPIKIKDLPYLQVGPYHTNTVAGLELAMDILRRKRNTNKQIFMITDGKPSCLKLPTGEYYMNSVGLDEKIVSECLNKAAQARKLKIPITTFMIAQDPYLRQFVNAFTAQNKGKAFLTGLSGLGQMIFEDYEKNRIKRI from the coding sequence ATGACAGATAAACAATTTAATTTTCAACAGGGTTTTACATTCAGCAAACATATTCCGGAAGATATTTCGCATTTTGACCGGGTTTTTGATGTGTTCAAAGACTTGCTAACCCACACTTCTGGCGATATTGAGGAAGCTTTTGAGTGGCTCGATATGCTCGATAAAGAATATGATATTTTCACCGACGAATATACGCTTGAGGATTTTGAAGAAGATTTAAGAAAGCGAGGTTACATCAAAAAAGAAGACGATTCTGAAGATGGCAATTCCGGAAAAGGAAAAGGAAAAAACATTCTTACAGCCAAACTGGAAGCCGCTTTACGGGAATATGCTTTAGACCAGATTTTCGGAAAGCTTAAAAAAAGCGGCATCGGAAATCACAAAACCAACAAATCAGGAGTTGGCGATGAACGGGATGGTGAAAACCGAAATTTCCAGTACGGCGACGACTTATCCTCAATAAACATGACGGAAAGTCTGAAAAACGCCCAAATCAATAATGGAATTTCTGACCTTCGAATGACCGAAGACGACCTCATTGTAGAAGAAACCAAACACAAAGCCCAAATGAGCACGGTTTTGATGATCGACATCAGTCATTCGATGATTTTGTACGGTGAAGATCGTATTACACCTGCGAAAAAAGTTGCAATGGCTTTGGTTGAACTGATTAAGCGAAAATATCCAAAAGATTCCATCGATATTATTGTTTTCGGAAACGAAGCGTGGCCTATTAAAATCAAAGACCTTCCTTATTTACAAGTTGGTCCCTATCATACCAATACCGTTGCAGGATTAGAATTGGCAATGGATATTCTTCGTAGAAAAAGAAATACCAACAAGCAGATTTTCATGATCACCGATGGAAAACCAAGCTGCTTAAAACTTCCTACCGGAGAATATTATATGAACAGTGTTGGTTTAGACGAAAAAATTGTTTCTGAATGTCTCAATAAAGCTGCACAAGCCAGAAAACTAAAAATCCCTATTACCACTTTTATGATTGCCCAAGATCCTTATCTACGACAATTTGTGAATGCTTTTACAGCGCAAAATAAAGGGAAAGCTTTTCTCACAGGTCTTTCAGGATTAGGGCAAATGATCTTTGAGGATTACGAAAAGAATAGGATTAAGAGGATTTGA
- a CDS encoding class I SAM-dependent methyltransferase, which yields MKDLMGRAIWDYFKNENPEDLQTETSISELDELPVKYLFRDFEEMNKIEKKALKLSHGKVLDIGAGAGSHSLYLQNERNLDITALDISPKAIQVCQLRGIQKAVAQNMLEFSGETYDTILLLMNGTGIFQSLKVIDIYLKKLHSLLNKNGQILIDSTDILYMFDQDEDGGVLIPANGYYGELDYIVHYKGESEDPIKWLYLDFNTLKNAAENNGFTIEKVLQDEDSYLARLIKK from the coding sequence ATGAAAGACTTAATGGGACGCGCAATCTGGGATTATTTTAAAAACGAAAATCCTGAAGATTTGCAGACTGAAACTTCAATTTCCGAACTCGATGAGCTTCCGGTAAAATATCTTTTCAGAGATTTTGAAGAGATGAATAAAATTGAAAAGAAAGCTTTAAAATTATCTCACGGAAAAGTTTTGGACATTGGAGCAGGAGCGGGTTCGCATTCGTTATATCTTCAGAATGAAAGAAATTTAGATATAACCGCTTTAGATATTTCGCCAAAGGCGATTCAGGTTTGTCAGTTGAGAGGAATTCAGAAAGCGGTTGCTCAGAATATGCTTGAATTTTCAGGAGAAACTTACGATACAATTCTTTTGTTAATGAACGGAACCGGAATTTTTCAAAGCCTGAAAGTAATTGATATTTACCTTAAAAAACTTCATTCTTTGTTAAATAAAAACGGACAGATTCTGATTGACAGTACCGATATTCTTTACATGTTTGATCAAGATGAAGATGGAGGAGTTTTGATTCCTGCAAACGGATATTATGGGGAATTAGATTATATTGTTCATTATAAAGGTGAATCTGAAGATCCAATTAAATGGCTGTATCTCGATTTTAATACCTTAAAAAATGCTGCTGAAAATAATGGTTTTACTATTGAAAAAGTTTTGCAGGATGAGGATTCTTATTTGGCAAGACTGATTAAAAAATAG